Part of the Cololabis saira isolate AMF1-May2022 chromosome 15, fColSai1.1, whole genome shotgun sequence genome, CTATCGATGTACGATGAAAGCTTGGGGGGGCATTTCAAAGTGTGGGGTATGTATGCAAACAGGGAAATTCCTCAGCTGCCTCCGAAGCCTCAATGCCTCTATTACACATAGAGATGCTGCCATCTTGAGGCCATTTGAGGAACAGCATATCTTTAACGTCCAGGGAGTATCAGAATGCGTTTGTGTCTAAATACCTGGAATCAAAAAAGGTCCCATCCAAGAGGCTGCCGTTGTAGTGGTAACGCACAAAGTCCCCGGTGACCGTCTTCCTCGTGCAAGACTCGGGGACGACCACATTGGTCAGCGAGATCCCGTCTCTGGGGTTGTGGAGGTCCAACAGTACGACGTCAAACACCAGAGACGCCTGTCCTGGGATGTCGCTGCCTGAGGAGAGATGAAAGTGAAAACCATCAAGATATTTTGCTTTATTCCTCCTATACCAGGAAATGTACCTCAACTGGAAAATGTTCATGCCATgaatgttgcatgaattatatgactgtagttatgcaaaatattactactagtattatattgagattaaacagcaagtattggcagctaatgatgctgtaaggaccaatcagctcccagaatgctgatagaactgctttcagaaacatgtgggtcagaattaccaaacagatccagggaggaaacagagacggatgaaatcggtttgattttttcccacattccgtttttatttgttccattttcggtctattttgggtttgaatttttgagcatttggtttttagcattttttgcaaatgtaaccccaagacagtatataaagtaatgaaatatagacaatttatgcaattataacctaacactttaatgttttcatacctttaaacatatttaaaggcaaaaacatggcaccagttattctcgtgtccaacaaaacattccttttttggggataaacaaaaaaataaccaaaagttgtaatgtaatgatgaaaaaaaaaatacataaataaataaaagaaaaaaaaaggaaaaagaaatcgatctttagacataagaatcgatttttaggaataaatatgagaatcgatttagaattgggaaatcgattttttcaacacaggcctaatttaACACCCAAGTCTTTGCACATAATTCAgaagtaaaatataaaaaggttatcactggacccctgcctctcgcttgaaaatgagctgggatacgctccagcagacccctgtgaccctgcaaaggataaagcgggtatagataatggatggatggatggatcacaGGTAGGACTTCTCTGCTGCCCCGGTGAAACAGGCCTGTAGACGTGCATCATGCACCAACGCTAAGCATGCAGAGCGCAGTCACACAGGCACCTGTTTTACCGCTGCACTTATCAATTTCTCTCAAAGGTTTGGAGTCATACGTAAAAGAGGCTCACCGTCTCCATTCTCCCCGTAGCCGAGCCACGGAGGCATCGTGATGATGCGTTTTTCTCCGACACACATTCCCAGAAGTCCCTGGTCCATTCCAGCAATCAGCCAGCCGATCCCGACGTAGGTGTCGTACGTTCGCATCCGGGTGTGGCTGTGGCGAAGAGCGCAGAACAGATGATTTCACAGCTGCACCTTTGAGACTGCTTGTGAGAAGAAGAGGTTAGACGGAGCAAAACCTTGAGTCGAAGAGGGTCCCGTCCAGCAGGGTGCCGTTGTAGTGGTACCGGACGTAGTCAGAAACCTCCACCTTCCTGGAGCAGACGGAGGGCGTGTGGTAAGTGTTGAGATGGACGGCATCATCCGCGTTCCACACGTCGAGCAGCAGGACATCAAAGTGGAGGATGGCGTCAGCAGGGATGAGGTCACCTGCAGAAACGAGACGAGATCAATCATTTCAAACGACTCCATCATGGAAACCTCATGCTGTCTTTATCTGATTGTAAGACTGTAAACAGTTTTGAATCTAGAGGAGGAGGCAATGAGACTGCGTGGCTGGAACTGGAAGCTATTAAACCTTTACTTGATGAGGTGGCAGTTtttcttgtgtgttttttttttatctacctAAAAATCTCTTTCCAGTGCATCTCTATTTTGTCTTCTTTTATCTCCAGAGATCCCACTAATACACCGCCTCTGGTTGTACATGCCCACACACGCCCCCTCTGTCCTCCCTCTCCCATTATctaagtacacacacacacacacacacacaagtgacaCACGGATCCCCGCATGTAAACAGAAACTCTGTACTATAATTAAACACAAATAACAGTTTGGGCACAAATGGAAACAATTCTGTAAAAGTCAATATCCTATCTAATATGGCTGCTATCCCATCAGCAGCTGTAAGGTTTATCTCGAGGCTTCCCGGATTATAAACCTTGATGCCAGGCAGCTTCCTCTGATGTGCGTCCTGGTCTGGATGCTCATGTGACATCATTCTGCAGGGATGTTTGGAGGAGCTCACTTCCTCTTTGCTTCAGCTGACTCCGATGCAACAGCATCATCTACAGCAGCAGCATGTACCCTAGCGAGTGCCTTGTGGAACAGCCACtagttagatttttttttttttactccaggTACTGCATCAGAAAAGCGATGGAGCAGAGCCGGACCTGCCCTGAACTGCACATACCGTATCCTTCCTTTCCGTAGGCGAGGTGAGGGGGAATCTTGACGAGACTTCGCTCATTCACACACATCCCCACCAGGGCTTTGTCCATCCCTGCAATCAGCTGCTTCTTGCCAACATACACGTTGTAGGTGCTGCCTCGATCGTAGCTGAAAGGAGAACAAGATCACCACTGTTTTGATTACGGGAGGCAGAGAATAGGGATTCATGAGTTCTTTGCTTGAATCAGCATCATAAACGCCACCTTGCTTAAGGGTCATTGCTAAAGGTTTGCCGACAAGCTCTCTTGTCCAGTGGGAAAAGTTGGACACCATTTTCTTCCTCTCTGTCATTATCACACCtacaatctaaaaaaaaaaaaaaaaatcccttgtGGACAATTAAGGTTCAAAGTttcaatttaacaataacttgaCTGCTTGTTATTCTAAAATATatctgtatatataaatataaatgtatcatGAATGCATCTGTGACCAGATTAACGTGTTGGgggaatggggggggggggggggtacgcTGTGAGCGTCCTGTTGAGACACTTTTATGTCATTTGACATAatttttgttaattttcttgtttaaatagttaataattaataataaatataaatataataaataatttataaataaataaatatatatatatataatatataataatataaattaattaattaataaagttaataataataattagataTAAAGCTCTACAGAAGACTTTCTTCTAATTTGCAGTTACttcttaaaataataatatccaGAATTGATTCTGGGGATTTTAGTGTCGCTGAACTTCTGTCCAGGTGACTATAGTCGTCTTTCATTGCTGCTGATCAGGTCAGTGGTTTCCAAAGTGGACTCCAGGCATCTTCCGACGCACCAGATCCACGTTTCAGAGCAGCAATAtaatatgattattattattattattatataaatatGATTCCCTAGTCTCGATAAATGACAGAAGTGTAGATGCTCAGACTGgggttcctgtggtggtcccatCTGAACAGGTCTGAGGGCCCTTCACTTGACTCCTAGTGCTCACTGAGCTTGCCTGCGTGGCTCACAGGGAAGGACCCCAGGCGCGCACTTTTACGCATCACGCACGCTGTTCCCACCGTGCATCTTGGGCTACTGTGCACAGAGCCTGCGTTTAAAGCGGGATTTAAATCATCCCACCTGGAATGTCACTCACCTGGAATCGAACTTCTTTCCATCGGGGAACGTGCCGATGTAGTGATACCTGACGAAGTCCCCTACTTTGACGGCTCGCGTACACTGCTCTGGCACAGAAGTTTTCTCAATGAGGATGTCGTCTAACGGGACCGGGGGAGCGTTGCAAGCGGCGAACGTCACCAGGAGCGACAGGAACAGCATCCCCTGCACGCAGATTGTCATGTTTTTGGCACCGACGGGTTGTTCCGACGATGGAGAAACGAGGTGGGAAAGGCGCTGCGTGCGTGCCCGGCTCTCTGCTGCCCCGGTACTTCGGCTTCCTCTGCTCCTCGGAGTTGGAGAGAAGTCCTGCCCCTGGTCCAGGCGCAGGAATGGTCAAGTAGTTGGAAAAAAACGCATCACATCCGGTTCAAATTTAGCACTAAACCCTCGATTAGTGGCTTAAACTCAACGCTTTTCAAATCCAACGGAACTGTCTTTGGCTGAAATGTGTGGTTTTACTTTTATATGATGCGCAAAGGTCCCCAGGCAGGAGTTTTTAATTAGATaccgtgcttttattttgaaataaggGCAAACGTTTCCTGCCTCTCCCTGGTTTAGTTTGACAAACTTGACGCACTTTGAGAGTGAATGGGATAGTTTGGCACCACGTATTGCTCTTGCGCAGTGCAGCCTGCAAAATACGTGTCAACGTGGTAACGTAGGGGCCCCCATACACTCTCACGCATGCACACTCTTCCTCTGGACACATCCACACTGGAGCGCctgcttaaggctgatttatggttccgcgttacaccgacgcagagcggtgcgtgtcgccgcgtaccctacgccgtactctacggcgtagggtacggcgtagggtacgcggcgacttttacgcggaaccataatgcaGGCTTGATGCGTTTTAATTATAATGAAATTGTATGTAAAAATCAGAATTGAACTGTGTGATATCAATTTAACCCAGATAAATACGCATAACTGTGTTTGGGACACTCGGGCCTTTTTTTGGAGGGGGGGTTAGACCAAACAGGAATGTTCCTACGTGGCAGTGGGAGGGGGAGGGACGCTCGCCAGGGGTTCAGCAAGTAGTGATTGGAGTGAAGCAGGTTTAAACTTTTAAGAGGCGAATATAAGCGGTGAGTGGTTGGATCAAGCGGTGCAAGTGGAAATGAAAAAACCTGCAAAACAAAACAcgcatggttgttttttttttcttttttccttaaatAATAACGTGCAAAAGCGGCCAAATGAAGTTAAGTTTTGATTTGGAGCTAGGACTAAAATCCCAGTTTGAGCAGCAGTGATTTGGTGGGAGGAGCAGCTGCGGACGGCCCGGCTGATCCTGCCTCATGCCCGGGGGAGGGGACGCCTCGTCCGGATACGTGGTGGGACTTGAGGCGGTCCTAGAGAGCCGCGCACCAGCGAACCTTCTGGGATCTTCTAAAAGCCAAGGCTGACACTTAAAAAAACATGGCCCCCTATTCGGCTCCGTCTCGCCTCCTCTGCGCCTTGTCAGTGGCACTTCTCCTCTCCGAGGTGCACGCTCAGTATGAAAAGTACAGCTTCAGGAGTTTCCCCAGACACGAGCTGATGCCGCTGGAGTCCGCGTACAAGTACGCGCTGGACCAGTACACCGGGGAGAAGTGGAAGGAGACGGTGGACTACATGGAGGTGTCGCTGCGCCTCTACCGGCTGCTGCGGGACAGCGAGGCCTTCTGCAACCTCAACTGCAGCTCCGTCAGGCTCGACGACGAGCGCAAGTTTGAGGAGTTTCCAGAGCTGCGCGCTTTCGGGAACGTGATGAAGAGGGCGCAGTGTCTGAAGCGCTGCAAGCAGGGGCTGCCCGCGTTCAGGCAGACGCTGCCCAGCAGGGACACCGTGGACGAGTTCGAGCGCAGGGAGCCCTACAGATACCTGCAGTACGCATACTTCAAAGTAAGAGAAATAAAAACGGGAGGgccaagacaaaaaacaaaaacatccccAGAATGAAACAAAGTGATTTTGGTTTAAATCTCTGCGAACATGCTGGCTATTTACACTTAATATGTTTGTTTAACCCTCCtatatctgtaattacattcaggccgcctggatttattttaattatagcCTATggctgtagaattgtcaaatgtgCAAATAACCAGTGCTcctgtccatttttttttcccaatataACGTCAACTTTCAATATCTGGCAGTTATTCAATATTACTGTGTGTTTCTGACTGTGTAATAACTGTTTAACTCATTCAACTAGTTTTAAAATGACGCAATGACGTTGCCACAGTCGTCACCTGCGTGCCACGGATGCACTgggggtctttttttttctttttttttaattgaacacaatttatattataaaacaagaaaaacacattttatacaaactgctagtagaggaaatataatataagaaaatagaacattttggggggtatcatgaacaagagacatataCACAAAAAATAAGGTAGACAAGTAAAGTTAATAAAGGAACAGTAAggcattttaaagcaaatagcatcgacTTTTCAGAAGgagacttaaaataaaagatactttgatatatcggCTAATAATTGTTTTGCGgttatttgacttaatattttttatactGACAAAAGaacttttgaaatcatttaaaaacattggaaagagggcttcatttttctccacttacaacagTGTATGATATTTAGCCAGTAAGAGAATGACATTAACCAAGAAGCACACTGATTTGGCAATTGTATCtatgtaataaaatattattagAGATTTCTAATTTTGGaatgtcattcatttttaaagatggccaatttctaatttcacgacaaaaacattgtgagacaggacacaataaaaacatacacaggggtcaacttcaaatttaaatctttgtCTCAAAAATTCAGCGGTTGGATTcattttattgatcaatttaaaaCTAGTTTCCTTGACTTTGGGGGGAATGGGCCATTTGATATAGTTTGAGTGGGCTTTTTCTAGTGTAGACAAACTTAAAGACTGTGAAGTGTCAGTCAGAATATAACCCTCTGTGATAGTCATTAAATGATCTCGACTTAAAGATAGCACTTATAAACTTGTTGTTACCGGTACATTTCTTATCCAATAACCCATAATCCTCAATAACTAAAACAGGAAGTGCTATCTCAATATCTCCACACATTAGATCACTTTTAATCAAATGAATAAGTGGCAGGGGAATGGCTTTACAAACCTTTATAAATTCTGCATGACAATTTAAACCATATATACCATATGCACTGGGGGTCTGTGGtattaaaaaagaagtgaaccTTTTAATGTATGGAAGCAATTCTGCACCATAGTTCAAATTAAAATTGATTAGCAaaaatgcttttttattttcagaataaagctgcatttttgactcattaataaaattaataataaataatccaaaggacattttaattttcttcttaCCACTGCTCATTCTGTGActtaattaaaatgataaagaaacGCACATTAAagatttaattttgaaaaacaaTTCTTGCAAAAAGTGTCAATATGCAACATGTTATgatgttataaaaaaaataaagttgttGAATaagttatttaatatttttatatgaGAATGACAATGTGTTAATGGTCCCTAAGTAAGCATCATACAGCCAATTCCATATTGACATCAACATCTTTTGTGCAGTTTAGAGTCTCGTTTTGATAACAATGGGCTTTTAGCTTGTTGTCTATGTTTCAGTGGTTGGAGAGAGGCAACATTCATCACTTAGCTATTAAAGAATATATAGGACACAGTTCGGGAAAGCTTTTATTcaatttgttaaaataaaaaagggcctTTTCACTGTTATTTTGACAGTTGGACCCCCAAAGACCAGATCCTTTTAGACTGATTAAAGCTGGACTGAAATATCTCTTTGATACTAAAGAAtatataaaacagtttttaatttGTGAAACCCCTTATTATCTATGTTAGATttaaaacaacatattttttgtgtttgagAGTTAGACAACCTTACGTTAGATCTCaatttaaaaatcacaataagtGAGGTGCTTAAATCTGGACTGAGTTATCTTTAAGATAGAAATAGCATTTGAACAAATTAATAAGGGAAAACATGGACAAAGATCTAATTTACACACACAACGGGTATATGAATCTAAGGAGACGTTTTAATTCTTAATTAATTCTTCATTCTTAATTTTAAGGTAAGCAAATTACTGTGTAACCCAAAACCAGCTGCGATGTAGGGCTAAGGagttatagtaataataatagttctCCATCATATACTTTTTTATTCCAACAAATGGGAGTGGCTGTGGTGTAGTTGCCTTCCAACCAGAAAGTGATTGATGTCACTGCCCCAGCTACCCACAGTGCCAGTCCCAAGCCTCAATGAATGGGAAGAGGCATGTCAGGAAAGTCAACCCAAGTAAAAATCTGTGTGAAAAAAGTAAGCACAATACAATAATCATTTGTGGCAACTCTTTCAAAGGTGAAGACTTTgggtaagaaaaagaaaagacaaataaatcacattttaggTCATGGTAAAGTATTGTTTGTATAGGTCATTTTGTCTGATCTCCTATTTGTCGAGAGCAAAAGTATGAAAATATTCACGTGCAATGTGTTTTTTAATCCTGTTTATGACAGTCTAACAACCTGGGTAAGGCTGTGTCTGCTGCTCACACGTTCCTGCTGAAGCACCCAGACGAtgtgatgatgaagaggaacaTGGACTACTACAAGAGTCTGCCTGGAGCAGAGGAACACCTCAAAGACCTGGAGACCAAGTCTTATGAGGTACCCGTGCACCACCCAGACTATAATATC contains:
- the fkbp9 gene encoding peptidyl-prolyl cis-trans isomerase FKBP9, whose protein sequence is MTICVQGMLFLSLLVTFAACNAPPVPLDDILIEKTSVPEQCTRAVKVGDFVRYHYIGTFPDGKKFDSSYDRGSTYNVYVGKKQLIAGMDKALVGMCVNERSLVKIPPHLAYGKEGYGDLIPADAILHFDVLLLDVWNADDAVHLNTYHTPSVCSRKVEVSDYVRYHYNGTLLDGTLFDSSHTRMRTYDTYVGIGWLIAGMDQGLLGMCVGEKRIITMPPWLGYGENGDGSDIPGQASLVFDVVLLDLHNPRDGISLTNVVVPESCTRKTVTGDFVRYHYNGSLLDGTFFDSSYSRNRTYDTYVGKGYVIAGMDEALIGVCIGEKRTITIPPHLAYGEEGTGSKIPGSAVLVFDVHIIDFHNPSDQTEVTVTSTPEGCDQKTKKGDFVKYHYNASLMDGTHIDSTYNYGKTYNIVLGANQVVPGMEEGLMDMCVSEKRHLVIPPHLGYGERGVPNEVPGSAVMVFDIELVEMEEGLPEGYMFIWNDDVSPDLFAEMDKNTDGQVEPSEFTDYIMIQVNEGKGRLAPGFDPYRIIDNMFSNQDRDGDGKITEAEFKLKADESAAHDEL
- the crtap gene encoding cartilage-associated protein, yielding MAPYSAPSRLLCALSVALLLSEVHAQYEKYSFRSFPRHELMPLESAYKYALDQYTGEKWKETVDYMEVSLRLYRLLRDSEAFCNLNCSSVRLDDERKFEEFPELRAFGNVMKRAQCLKRCKQGLPAFRQTLPSRDTVDEFERREPYRYLQYAYFKSNNLGKAVSAAHTFLLKHPDDVMMKRNMDYYKSLPGAEEHLKDLETKSYETLFVRAVRAYNGDNFRTSVSDMELALRDFFKVYDECLAASEGPRDVKDFKDFYPSIADHYIEVLERKVTCESDLTPVVGGFVVEKFVATMYHYLQFAYYKLNDLKNAVPCATSYMLFDPSDDVMKNNVAYYKYHKSQWDLTDEDFLPRPEAVRYHNQTTMQLQMLDFSKLRLMSDDEGEVVEFIDEFLDEDE